The Alcaligenes faecalis sequence TTCAGGAACACGATGATGTAAGGAACGCCAACCTGACGGCTCAGCAAAATGTGCTCGCGAGTCTGGGGCATTGGGCCATCAGCGGCCGAGCAAACCAAAATAGCGCCGTCCATCTGGGCAGCACCCGTAATCATGTTCTTGACGTAGTCAGCGTGGCCGGGGCAGTCAACGTGTGCGTAGTGACGGTTAGGCGTCTCGTACTCAACGTGCGAGGTGCTGATGGTGATACCACGTGCTTTTTCTTCAGGGGCGTTGTCAATCTGCGAGTAATCGCGTGCTTCGCCGCCAAATGCCTTGGACAGAACCGTGCAGATTGCAGCGGTCAGAGTGGTTTTACCGTGGTCAACGTGACCGATAGTACCGACGTTGACGTGCGGTTTAGTCCGTTCAAACTTGCCTTTAGCCATGGCAGACTCCTGAAGGGATAGAACGATAGAGAGAAGAGAGATGTGGTGCCCATGACGCGGATCGAACGCGTGACCTCTCCCTTACCAAGGGAGTGCTCTACCACTGAGCCACATGGGCATTCAACTTCAGCCCAGAATGGCCAAAGATTTTAAACCTGGAGCGGGTGAAGGGGATCGAACCCTCGTCTTAAGCTTGGAAGGCTTCTGCTCTACCATTGAGCTACACCCGCAGACTTTTCTTCACCCTCTCCTAAAGCCGCCTTGCTGGCTGACTTTAGAAAAGTGCTGGTGGTGGGAGTTGGATTCGAACCAACGTAGGCGCAGGGCCAACAGATTTACAGTCTGCCTCCTTTAACCACTCGGACATCCCACCCGAAGCGAAAATCGAATTATGGACATATTTTGGGAAGTCGTCAAGCCTTTTAGGAAGAAAACTGAATAATTCGATGAATTTTTTAGAAAAACCTGATTTTGAACGCTTTTCTTACTGGTTTCTTCACTGTTTCCTAAGGCTATAAGCACCGTATTTGAGTACTTTAAAAGCTGAAAAAACAGGGACAGATACGGGTAAACACATAGATTTTTCTCTGTTTTCAGCATCTATGATTGTAAACAAAAGAAACGAAACTATATTTTCCGATTTTAGTTCGACTTGCAGAAAGATGGCCCCCAGCAGCAAAACGCGAGCCATCGCAAAGAAAAAGCCGACCTGGGGCCGGCTTTTCTACAGCAGTCGCATCGTCTTTCGTGTGGCACGAACTTAGCTTAATCGTCCGTTTGCTCCAGCAAGGACGACAAGCCCTGCTTTTCCAGCAAGGTATTCAGGTGTTCCCAACCATGAAAAGCAATCTGTAGTTGGCCTTTATCCTTGGCACCAACCTTCAAGGTCACTTTAGTTCCCAGGTGATCAGACAGCACTTTTTCAAAACGCTGCACATCGCCACTGCGACTGGCTTTGCTTTGAGCCTGTTTGCTAGCGGGCTCGTCATCCTCGTGCAGGGCTCGGGCAACCAGTTTTTCGGTTTCACGCACCGACAGACGGCGGGCAATCACCTCGTTGGCCAGCATGATCTGGCGCGCGGCATCCATGGCCAGCAAGGCGCGAGCGTGCCCCATATCGATATCTCCCGCCAACAACATGATCTGTACTGGCTCTGCCAGGTTGATCAAGCGCAGCAGGTTACTGGTGGTCGAGCGCGAACGACCAATCGCCTGGGCAGCCTGCTCGTGGGTCAAACCAAACTCGTCCAACAGACGTTTCACGCCTTGTGCCTCTTCCAGCGGATTCAGATCTTCACGCTGAATGTTCTCAATCAGGGCCATGATGGCGGCGTTTTCATCCCCCACTTCGCGCACCAGGACTGGGACTTCTTCCAGCCCAGCAATTTGCGACGCGCGGAAACGGCGTTCACCGGCGATAATTTCGTATTTGCCCTTATCCTTACCCGACAAAGGACGCACCAAAATAGGCTGCATCACACCCTGGGTGCGAATGGATTCGGCCAGCTCATTCAAGGCTCCCTCGTCCATTCGAGTACGCGGCTGATACACCCCTGCCTTCAGCAGCTTAACGGGCAGATTGGAAGGCGGACCATCGCTCACCGCCGCTTCGCCCTTTTTCCCTATAGTTGCGATAGCGCCTGTGTCTGCGCCGAGCAAGGCATCCAAGCCTCGACCTAGACCTTTTGGTTTTCGTGTAGCCATGCTTACATTCCTATTGATTCTTGTGTGCCTTACGCCTTATCGCTGCGGGAGTCTTTCTTCAAACGCTTGATCAACTCTTTACCAAAGTCCAAATAGGCCTTGGCACCCCGGGAGTTCTTATCGTAGACAATACCGGGCATACCGTGACTTGGCGCCTCAGCCAAACGCACATTACGTGGTACCACCGTCTTGAACACCTTATCGCCAAAGTGTGTCTCGATCTGATTGGAGACTTGCTGCTGCAAAGTTACGCGGCCATCAAACATCACTCGCAGCAAGCCAATCAACTGCAAATCCGGGTTGATATTGCGATAGACCCGCTTAACCGTATTGACCAGATCTGACAGTCCTTCCAGAGCAAAATATTCGCACTGCATGGGGATGATGACCCCGTGTGCGCTGGCCAGGCCATTGAGCGTTAACAACGACAAAGTAGGTGGACAGTCGATCAGCACAAAATCGTAATCGTCCAGTACCTGTGCCAGAGCTTGTTTCAGTTGTTGCTCGCGCTCTTGCATCTGGATCAGGTCGATTTCTGCGCCCGACAGCTCCCGGTTGGAAGGCAGGACATCGTAACCACCTGTTTCTGAATGTATCTTTACACTAGCAATACCTTCATCGCCAATGAGCACTTGATACAAATTACCAGACAGACTGTTCTTATCAATACCACTACCCATAGTGGCATTACCCTGGGGATCCAGGTCAATCAACAAAACTTTTTTCTTCAGCAACGCAAGTGCAGCTGCCAAATTGATTGCAGTGGTTGTCTTGCCCACCCCGCCCTTTTGGTTTGCGATACAAAACACATAGGCACGGGGAGATTTTTCGTCGTTTTTACTCATGATTATCCTTGCTGCACCAACCACACTAGACAACGCTGTGCCTCTAGCTCCGGTACGGTTAATGATTCTATTCGTTCGACCTGCCAGTTACTTTCCGATTGCAATGCGGCTATTTCTAAATCAGGTTCTTTACCCTTCATAGCTGCAATGCGCCCACCTGGGCGAACATGCCTGCCTGCCAAATTCACGAAATCAAGCAGCGAAGAAAAAGCTCGGGAGACCACAATATCTGCCTGCATGGGCTCCTGCTGCTCCACACGTACATGCATGGCCGACAAATTGGGCAAGGCCAAAACCCCAACCATTTGACGAACAAATGCCATTTTTTTCTCAACCGCATCAATGCAAGTAATGTTCCACGTGGAACACGATGCTGCCAAAACAACACCCGGCAAACCAGCCCCTGACCCTACATCAACAATCCGAACAGCCTCTTGAGTCGATTGATTGCAGCTGGCCAGATAACTCTGGAACGGGCGAACAATCGACAGGCTATCAAAAATATGCTGCACCAGCATTTGATCTGGGTCACGCAAGGCAGTCAGGTTGTAAGTACGGTTCCACCGCTGCAACTGCTTAATATAATTCAGTAGCTTACGCACCAAGGCGGGATCTTGATCCAAGCCTAAATCCTGTAAGGCCTGATTCAGCCGTTCTGAAAAAATATCGCTCATGCCGTTTGTTTGTTTTTTTGCTTGCGCTTCAGGTGTACCAACAATAAAGAAACTGCCGCAGGTGTTACACCCTGAACACGTCCGGCCTGCCCAATGGTCAAAGGCTTAGCAGCCTTCAAACGTTGACGCACTTCAATCGACAATCCTTTGATGTCGTCGTAATCCAGATCCTCTGGAATGGCCTGCTCTTCCAGAGCTGCTTGACGAGTAACCTCGTCTTGCTGGCGTGCCACATAGCCAGCATATTTCACTTGGATTTCCACCTGCTCAACATGCACAGGATCATCCAGACCTGGACCTGCCACTGGCATGCCTTGATCATTCAACACGGCCATCAACTTTGCATAGTCCACTTCAGGACGTTTAAGCAAATCGAAGAAGGAATACTCCCGTTCGATATTTTTACCTAACAGTTCGTGAGCCTGTTCAGCAGGTAAGCTGCGAGGATTCACCCAGGTAGCCTTTAAGCGTTCAATTTCACGTGCAACAGCATCACGCTTGCGATTGAAATGATCCCAACGGGCATCGTCCACCAAGCCCAGTTCACGACCTATTTCAGTCAGTCGCTGGTCTGCATTATCTTCCCGCAGGCTCAAACGGTATTCGGCGCGAGAGGTAAACATGCGGTAAGGCTCGGTCACCCCACGGGTAATCAAATCGTCTACCAGCACACCCAGGTAAGCCTCGTTACGGCGTGGATACCACTGCTCTTTCTCTTGCGCCAAACGGGCGGCGTTCACCCCGGCCAACAAACCTTGAGCGGCTGCCTCTTCATACCCCGTCGTGCCGTTGATCTGGCCGGCAAAGAACAAGCCACGAATCTGTTTGGTTTCCAAGGTAGGGTATAAGGACCGAGGATCAAAATAATCGTACTCAATCGCGTAACCGGGACGCATGATGCGAGCATTTTCCAAACCTGGCA is a genomic window containing:
- a CDS encoding ParB/RepB/Spo0J family partition protein encodes the protein MATRKPKGLGRGLDALLGADTGAIATIGKKGEAAVSDGPPSNLPVKLLKAGVYQPRTRMDEGALNELAESIRTQGVMQPILVRPLSGKDKGKYEIIAGERRFRASQIAGLEEVPVLVREVGDENAAIMALIENIQREDLNPLEEAQGVKRLLDEFGLTHEQAAQAIGRSRSTTSNLLRLINLAEPVQIMLLAGDIDMGHARALLAMDAARQIMLANEVIARRLSVRETEKLVARALHEDDEPASKQAQSKASRSGDVQRFEKVLSDHLGTKVTLKVGAKDKGQLQIAFHGWEHLNTLLEKQGLSSLLEQTDD
- a CDS encoding ParA family protein; amino-acid sequence: MSKNDEKSPRAYVFCIANQKGGVGKTTTAINLAAALALLKKKVLLIDLDPQGNATMGSGIDKNSLSGNLYQVLIGDEGIASVKIHSETGGYDVLPSNRELSGAEIDLIQMQEREQQLKQALAQVLDDYDFVLIDCPPTLSLLTLNGLASAHGVIIPMQCEYFALEGLSDLVNTVKRVYRNINPDLQLIGLLRVMFDGRVTLQQQVSNQIETHFGDKVFKTVVPRNVRLAEAPSHGMPGIVYDKNSRGAKAYLDFGKELIKRLKKDSRSDKA
- the rsmG gene encoding 16S rRNA (guanine(527)-N(7))-methyltransferase RsmG, which gives rise to MSDIFSERLNQALQDLGLDQDPALVRKLLNYIKQLQRWNRTYNLTALRDPDQMLVQHIFDSLSIVRPFQSYLASCNQSTQEAVRIVDVGSGAGLPGVVLAASCSTWNITCIDAVEKKMAFVRQMVGVLALPNLSAMHVRVEQQEPMQADIVVSRAFSSLLDFVNLAGRHVRPGGRIAAMKGKEPDLEIAALQSESNWQVERIESLTVPELEAQRCLVWLVQQG